The following proteins are encoded in a genomic region of Streptococcus sp. 29892:
- a CDS encoding adenylosuccinate synthase → MTSVVVVGTQWGDEGKGKITDFLSANAEVIARYQGGDNAGHTIVIDGTKYKLHLIPSGIFFPEKISVIGNGVVVNPKSLVKEINYLHDSGVTTDNLRISDRAHVILPYHIKLDQLQEESKGENKIGTTNKGIGPAYMDKAARVGIRIADLLDKEIFAERLRTNLAEKNRLFEKMYESTPIEFDEIFEEYYAYGQEIQKYVTDTSVILNDALDQGKRVLFEGAQGVMLDIDQGTYPFVTSSNPVAGGVTIGSGVGPSKIDKVVGVCKAYTSRVGDGPFPTELHDEIGDRIREIGKEYGTTTGRPRRVGWFDSVVMRHSRRVSGITNLSLNSIDVLSGLETLKICVAYDLDGERIDHYPASLEQLKRCKPIYEEMPGWSEDITGVRSLDELPEAARNYVRRISELVGVRISTFSVGPGREQTNILESVWSAK, encoded by the coding sequence ATGACATCAGTAGTTGTTGTAGGAACCCAATGGGGCGACGAAGGTAAGGGTAAAATTACAGACTTCTTGTCTGCTAATGCTGAAGTAATCGCGCGCTATCAAGGTGGAGATAATGCAGGACATACTATCGTTATTGACGGCACCAAGTATAAGTTGCACTTGATTCCGTCTGGAATTTTCTTCCCAGAAAAGATTTCTGTAATCGGTAATGGTGTGGTTGTCAATCCAAAATCCTTGGTGAAGGAAATCAACTACCTCCATGATTCAGGTGTGACGACAGATAATTTGCGGATTTCAGACCGCGCACACGTCATCTTGCCTTATCACATCAAATTGGACCAGTTGCAGGAAGAATCCAAAGGTGAGAACAAGATTGGTACAACCAACAAGGGTATCGGTCCAGCTTACATGGACAAGGCTGCGCGTGTTGGTATCCGCATTGCAGACCTCTTGGACAAGGAGATTTTTGCGGAGCGTTTGAGAACAAACTTGGCTGAGAAAAACCGTTTGTTTGAGAAAATGTATGAATCAACGCCAATCGAATTCGACGAAATCTTTGAAGAATACTACGCTTATGGTCAGGAAATCCAGAAATATGTAACAGATACCTCTGTTATCTTGAACGATGCTCTCGACCAAGGCAAACGTGTCTTGTTTGAAGGGGCGCAAGGGGTTATGTTGGACATTGACCAAGGTACCTATCCATTCGTTACTTCTTCAAACCCAGTTGCGGGTGGTGTGACTATCGGTAGCGGTGTCGGCCCAAGCAAGATTGATAAGGTTGTGGGAGTATGTAAAGCCTATACCAGCCGTGTTGGTGACGGACCATTCCCAACTGAATTGCACGATGAAATCGGAGACCGTATCCGTGAAATCGGTAAGGAATACGGTACGACAACTGGCCGTCCACGCCGTGTCGGTTGGTTTGACTCTGTTGTCATGCGCCATAGCCGCCGTGTGTCAGGTATTACCAACTTGTCCCTCAACTCGATTGACGTCTTGTCAGGTCTTGAAACCTTGAAAATCTGCGTGGCTTATGACTTGGATGGTGAGCGTATTGATCACTACCCAGCAAGCTTGGAACAGCTCAAACGCTGCAAACCAATCTACGAAGAAATGCCAGGTTGGTCTGAAGACATCACAGGTGTGCGTAGCTTGGATGAATTGCCAGAAGCAGCTCGCAACTATGTTCGTCGTATCAGCGAATTGGTAGGCGTTCGTATCTCAACCTTCTCAGTCGGACCAGGTCGTGAACAGACCAACATCCTCGAGAGTGTGTGGAGTGCAAAATAA
- a CDS encoding alpha-L-fucosidase, translated as MNKNSLQEINKRTEWFRRDRFGMFIHWGLYSIPGKGEWIRSHQQLSIDDYQPYFETFNPVKYNPKEWAKAAKAAGMKYMVLTAKHHDGFCLFDSAYTDYKATNTPIGKDLVAEFIEAVREEGLKVGLYFSLIDWYHPDYPKHQDLYHPMRGNERFKDETIDFENYISYLHHQVEEIVTKYGKIDILWFDFSYEDMVGESWQAEKLIKLVRKYQPEVIVDNRLEGSGEGFGSIVTDNISLYSGDFVSPEQLIPHEGIRNIHGEPIPWELCLTMNNNWAYNPTDHLYKSSKTLIRKLVECVSKNGNMILNVGPDALGVINQESQNILTDFGKWLDKNGESIYGCGVSSLPKPEWGYYTQKGNTVYAHVFEQPIGPLALIGIDESKVKRMSFLHDGSEVKISKSWTTNAYEGICFAQYGDIPHFTYPLPDGVDSVIKIELVGDDSED; from the coding sequence ATGAATAAAAATAGTTTACAAGAAATTAACAAACGTACAGAGTGGTTCCGAAGAGACCGCTTTGGAATGTTCATTCACTGGGGGCTCTATTCAATCCCTGGAAAAGGGGAGTGGATCCGCAGTCACCAACAATTATCCATTGATGACTATCAGCCATATTTTGAAACATTTAATCCTGTAAAGTACAATCCGAAAGAATGGGCTAAGGCAGCAAAGGCCGCAGGTATGAAATATATGGTCTTGACCGCCAAGCACCATGATGGATTTTGCTTGTTTGATTCAGCCTATACTGACTACAAGGCTACAAACACACCAATTGGAAAAGATTTAGTAGCTGAGTTTATTGAAGCGGTACGAGAGGAAGGATTAAAAGTAGGTCTATACTTCAGTCTGATTGACTGGTATCATCCAGATTATCCTAAACACCAAGATCTTTACCACCCAATGAGAGGAAATGAGAGATTTAAAGACGAAACAATTGACTTTGAAAATTATATTTCCTATCTGCATCATCAAGTAGAAGAAATTGTTACAAAATATGGAAAAATTGACATTTTGTGGTTTGATTTCTCATATGAGGATATGGTAGGTGAGAGTTGGCAAGCTGAGAAGTTAATCAAGTTGGTTCGTAAATATCAACCCGAAGTCATTGTAGATAATCGCTTGGAGGGTTCAGGTGAAGGCTTTGGTAGTATTGTAACGGATAATATTAGTTTATATTCTGGTGACTTTGTTAGCCCAGAACAGCTAATTCCTCATGAAGGGATTAGAAATATCCACGGCGAGCCAATTCCTTGGGAACTTTGCTTAACAATGAATAATAACTGGGCCTACAACCCTACGGATCATCTCTACAAATCGTCCAAGACACTTATTCGTAAGTTGGTTGAATGTGTGAGCAAAAATGGGAATATGATTCTGAATGTAGGTCCAGATGCACTAGGTGTTATCAACCAAGAAAGTCAAAACATTCTAACTGATTTTGGAAAATGGTTAGATAAGAATGGTGAGTCTATTTATGGTTGTGGCGTTAGTTCATTACCTAAACCAGAATGGGGCTACTATACTCAAAAAGGAAACACGGTGTATGCTCATGTCTTCGAACAGCCAATTGGCCCTCTTGCCCTGATTGGTATCGATGAAAGCAAAGTCAAAAGAATGAGTTTCCTCCATGATGGAAGTGAAGTGAAAATTTCTAAGAGTTGGACCACTAATGCGTATGAAGGGATTTGCTTCGCACAGTATGGTGATATTCCTCACTTTACTTATCCTTTGCCAGATGGCGTAGATAGTGTGATTAAGATTGAGTTAGTAGGTGATGATAGTGAAGATTGA
- a CDS encoding carbohydrate ABC transporter permease, translating into MPNKVLSLKNRKKQKSRFIFLFLLPTLVCFFLFYFYSVVTIFVTSFTKWDYSNLNNPQFLGLSNLFDNYKYIFTEYPFFSEALRNSLIWAVIGVVVQVPLSISVAIALSKKLIGWKLSRNLYIIPSIISSAAMGLIFLQIYNPNYGVVNQVIRLFNPDFTSSVLLIPGVNIIAMTCAYIFFAGTSTIMILGQIFAIPQEIHEAALLDNIVGWRREWYITIPMIKETIKTVTVMSGTAGFLLYNEVFFLTNGAAETRSISYVIRELAVASSRTQYARANTIGVIQILGGMLIILCINLMFKEVRRRKR; encoded by the coding sequence ATGCCAAATAAGGTTTTGAGTTTGAAAAATAGAAAAAAGCAAAAGAGTCGATTTATCTTTCTATTTTTGCTTCCAACACTGGTTTGTTTTTTTCTATTTTACTTTTATTCTGTAGTAACAATTTTTGTTACGTCATTTACTAAGTGGGACTATTCAAATTTGAACAATCCTCAATTTTTAGGTTTAAGCAATCTATTTGATAATTATAAGTACATATTTACAGAATATCCATTTTTCTCAGAAGCACTTAGAAATTCATTGATATGGGCTGTCATAGGTGTAGTAGTGCAGGTTCCATTATCGATTTCAGTAGCAATCGCTTTATCAAAGAAATTGATTGGTTGGAAATTGTCGCGTAATCTTTATATCATCCCAAGTATTATTTCCAGTGCAGCCATGGGATTAATCTTTCTTCAAATCTATAATCCTAATTATGGTGTAGTCAATCAGGTTATACGTTTATTTAATCCAGACTTTACCTCATCGGTGTTACTTATTCCGGGTGTAAATATTATTGCAATGACTTGTGCCTACATTTTCTTTGCTGGAACGTCAACTATAATGATTTTAGGTCAAATTTTTGCCATTCCACAAGAAATCCATGAAGCTGCTCTTTTAGATAATATTGTTGGTTGGCGTAGAGAATGGTATATTACAATTCCTATGATTAAAGAGACAATTAAAACAGTGACAGTAATGTCAGGAACTGCAGGATTCTTACTGTATAACGAGGTGTTCTTTTTAACGAATGGTGCTGCAGAGACACGAAGCATTTCCTACGTTATTCGAGAGTTAGCAGTAGCTAGCTCTAGAACTCAGTATGCAAGAGCTAATACTATAGGAGTTATTCAAATTTTGGGCGGCATGCTTATCATTCTATGCATTAACCTAATGTTTAAAGAAGTTAGAAGGAGAAAGAGATGA
- a CDS encoding alpha-N-acetylgalactosaminidase, with protein sequence MKIENKQIARYFKLEDGKFYTSHILNKKLDEPIGNEKHTEFVVYFCDGSQISSEDFTAHVVEQTNESLLVSFYHSEIQLTIFYSKREDVLAKEVTILSSSKTINYIDVEQFGFANLEQVYIPKKQDNIKEMGGFSGYYVELGQPIYAKSLFFGMEFPMGENRLVDQTYFSRYYVGHEIKEPKKIWPVVIGASVGFDKSSIQKDFYTYIRGIAQPSYFRKQYNSWYDHMTAIDEGIIVKSFEEISHGFEDNGVKLDAYVVDDGWCDYQSVWEFNEKFPNGLTKVKALVNNLGASLGLWIGPRGGYNGTEIIMSDWLEAHPEFGSKNALSNDVNIGDFNYLERMKQKMLDYQKKYDISYWKIDGWLLKPDKPDSSGEFAMHTMTPVYEFLIDLLKDLRAERGDRDCWLNLTSYVNPSPWFLQWVNSLWIQISQDVGFTENAGNDIQRMITYRDCQYEEFLTKRDIQLPLWSLYNHEPVYASTAHTWYMDHQMYASVEEFEEYLLFISTRGNAFWEFHYSYTMFDQERWKANARAVKWIENNYSTLKHSQMIGGKPSAFEIYGYRCIDEETGKEILSLRNPASHSATIQLDKINLSEYQLVKGDYRVLSETECELAPYTILIAQKN encoded by the coding sequence GTGAAGATTGAAAATAAACAGATAGCACGCTATTTTAAATTAGAAGATGGGAAGTTTTATACTTCCCATATCTTGAATAAAAAGCTTGATGAACCCATTGGAAACGAAAAACATACGGAATTCGTTGTTTATTTCTGTGATGGAAGCCAGATCAGCTCTGAGGATTTTACAGCTCATGTAGTCGAACAAACCAATGAGAGTCTTTTGGTGAGTTTCTATCATTCAGAAATCCAGTTAACCATATTTTATTCAAAACGTGAAGATGTACTTGCTAAAGAGGTTACTATTCTGTCGTCTTCTAAAACAATTAACTATATTGATGTGGAGCAGTTTGGTTTTGCAAATTTAGAGCAGGTATATATTCCGAAAAAACAAGATAATATTAAAGAAATGGGTGGATTTTCTGGCTATTATGTAGAGTTAGGGCAACCGATTTATGCCAAGTCCCTCTTCTTTGGTATGGAGTTTCCAATGGGAGAAAATAGACTGGTGGACCAGACCTATTTTTCTCGCTACTATGTCGGTCACGAGATTAAAGAGCCGAAAAAAATCTGGCCAGTTGTTATTGGTGCCTCCGTTGGGTTTGATAAGTCTAGTATTCAAAAGGATTTCTACACTTACATTAGAGGTATAGCTCAACCAAGTTATTTCAGAAAACAATATAATTCTTGGTATGACCATATGACTGCCATTGATGAAGGGATTATTGTAAAGAGTTTTGAAGAGATTTCGCATGGTTTTGAAGATAATGGTGTGAAGTTGGATGCCTATGTCGTTGATGATGGCTGGTGTGATTACCAAAGTGTTTGGGAGTTTAATGAAAAGTTCCCTAACGGTCTAACAAAGGTAAAAGCTCTTGTGAACAATTTAGGTGCTAGCCTTGGTCTTTGGATCGGACCACGTGGAGGTTATAACGGTACAGAAATTATCATGAGTGACTGGTTAGAAGCACATCCAGAATTTGGTAGCAAAAATGCTTTATCAAACGATGTCAATATTGGTGATTTTAATTATTTAGAGCGAATGAAGCAAAAAATGTTGGATTACCAGAAGAAATATGACATCAGCTATTGGAAAATCGATGGTTGGTTGTTGAAGCCGGACAAGCCAGACTCTAGTGGTGAATTTGCCATGCACACTATGACTCCTGTCTATGAATTCTTGATTGACCTTTTAAAAGATTTAAGGGCAGAGCGAGGAGATAGAGATTGTTGGCTGAACTTGACTTCTTATGTCAATCCTAGCCCATGGTTCTTACAATGGGTCAACAGCCTTTGGATACAAATTTCGCAGGATGTTGGTTTTACAGAAAATGCTGGGAATGATATTCAGCGGATGATTACCTATCGTGATTGTCAATATGAAGAATTTTTGACCAAGCGGGATATTCAGTTGCCTCTCTGGAGTCTTTATAACCATGAACCTGTCTATGCGAGTACAGCTCATACCTGGTACATGGACCATCAAATGTATGCTAGTGTAGAAGAGTTTGAAGAGTATCTCCTATTTATTTCCACTCGTGGAAATGCTTTTTGGGAGTTCCACTATTCCTATACAATGTTTGATCAGGAACGTTGGAAGGCCAATGCTCGTGCTGTCAAGTGGATAGAGAACAATTATTCCACTCTAAAGCACAGTCAAATGATTGGTGGGAAACCGTCAGCATTTGAAATTTATGGTTACAGATGTATTGATGAAGAAACAGGGAAAGAAATCCTCTCACTTCGGAACCCAGCTAGCCATTCAGCCACTATTCAGTTAGATAAGATCAATCTTTCTGAGTATCAATTGGTCAAAGGTGACTATAGAGTCCTTTCAGAAACAGAGTGTGAACTAGCTCCATATACAATTCTGATTGCGCAGAAAAACTAG
- the gshAB gene encoding bifunctional glutamate--cysteine ligase GshA/glutathione synthetase GshB, translated as MLQKLSPNSPILQATFGLERESLRINSDNRVAQTPHPETLGSRSFHPYIQTDYSEPQLELITPVAHSTKEARRFLGAITDVAVRSMEKTEYLWPLSMPPVISEDEIQIAQLESDYEYQYRVGLAERYGKLLQSMSGIHYNFELGKDLTQQLFEASDYDDLITFKNALYLKLAQNFLRYRWLLTYLYGASSLAEKGFLTEEIGCVRSIRNSNYGYVNAPDVHISFSSLEQYVTDIEQAVASGQLSAEKEFYSAVRLRGAKTSRDFLTKGITYLEFRNFDLNPFEPLAISQENLDTTHLFALALLWLDDMEQVDEELAQAAELNNRIALSHPHTPLPAEADASPILTAMKAIVQHFGLDDYYSQLIAQAEAALQDTRLTLSGKIAEQVEDGSLEHFGQQQGKTFHDHAWTAPYALKGYENMELSTQMILFDAIQMGLHVEILDEEDQFLKLWHGDHIEYIKNGNMTSKDNYVIPLAMANKVVTKKILDQAGFPVPAGAEFANKEDALRYYGQVASSAIVVKPKSTNFGLGISIFQDPASQADYEKALDIAFSEDSHVLVEEFVAGTEYRFFVLDGKCEAVLLRVAANVVGDGSSTIRELVDQKNQDPLRGRDHRSPLEIINLGDIELLMLEQQGYTPDTVLPEGVQAFLRGNSNISTGGDSIDMTDQMDESYKQLAAAMATAMGAWACGVDLIIPDRTKQASKNEPNCTCIELNFNPAMYLHTYTYAGPGQSITPKILRKLFKEI; from the coding sequence ATGTTACAGAAATTATCCCCAAATAGCCCTATCCTCCAAGCCACCTTTGGTTTGGAACGGGAATCCTTGCGAATAAATAGCGACAACCGCGTGGCTCAGACACCACACCCTGAAACATTGGGTTCACGCAGTTTTCACCCCTATATCCAGACCGATTACAGCGAGCCACAACTAGAACTGATTACACCCGTGGCTCATTCGACCAAGGAAGCCCGTCGTTTCCTCGGAGCCATCACAGATGTAGCGGTGCGGTCTATGGAAAAAACGGAATACCTATGGCCCCTGTCCATGCCACCTGTGATTTCAGAAGATGAAATCCAAATTGCTCAGCTGGAAAGTGACTATGAGTATCAGTACCGTGTTGGTTTGGCAGAACGCTATGGTAAGTTGCTCCAGTCTATGTCGGGCATCCACTACAACTTCGAGCTCGGCAAGGACCTGACCCAGCAACTCTTTGAAGCCAGCGATTACGACGACCTCATCACCTTCAAAAATGCCCTCTATCTCAAGCTGGCTCAGAATTTCCTACGCTACCGCTGGCTCTTGACCTACCTCTACGGAGCTAGCAGTCTGGCTGAAAAAGGATTTTTGACAGAGGAAATTGGCTGCGTGCGGTCTATTCGCAATTCCAACTACGGCTATGTCAACGCCCCTGATGTCCACATCTCCTTCTCTTCTTTGGAGCAATATGTGACCGACATCGAGCAGGCGGTTGCTAGCGGTCAGCTGTCTGCCGAAAAGGAGTTTTACTCTGCTGTCCGCCTCCGCGGTGCCAAGACCAGCCGGGACTTCTTGACTAAGGGCATTACCTACTTGGAGTTCCGCAACTTCGACCTCAACCCCTTCGAGCCTCTGGCCATTAGCCAAGAAAACCTCGACACCACCCACCTCTTTGCTCTAGCTCTGCTCTGGCTTGATGACATGGAGCAGGTTGACGAGGAACTGGCTCAGGCAGCAGAACTCAACAACCGCATCGCCCTCAGTCATCCCCACACCCCCCTACCAGCAGAGGCAGACGCCAGCCCTATCCTGACCGCCATGAAGGCTATCGTTCAGCATTTCGGACTGGATGATTACTACAGTCAGCTCATTGCTCAGGCAGAGGCAGCCCTTCAAGACACTCGTCTGACCCTTTCTGGAAAAATAGCAGAGCAGGTTGAAGACGGGTCTTTGGAACACTTTGGCCAGCAGCAAGGCAAGACTTTCCATGACCATGCTTGGACAGCCCCTTACGCCCTCAAGGGCTATGAAAACATGGAACTCTCCACCCAGATGATTCTCTTTGACGCCATTCAAATGGGCTTGCATGTCGAGATTTTGGATGAAGAAGATCAGTTTCTCAAGCTCTGGCATGGTGACCATATCGAGTACATCAAAAATGGTAACATGACGTCCAAGGACAACTACGTCATTCCTCTGGCCATGGCCAACAAGGTGGTGACCAAGAAGATTTTGGACCAGGCTGGTTTCCCAGTGCCTGCGGGAGCGGAATTTGCTAACAAGGAAGATGCCCTGCGGTATTACGGACAGGTAGCCAGCTCTGCTATTGTTGTCAAACCAAAATCCACTAACTTCGGCCTAGGCATCTCTATCTTCCAAGACCCAGCCAGCCAAGCAGACTATGAAAAAGCCTTAGACATCGCCTTTTCGGAAGACAGCCATGTACTAGTGGAGGAATTCGTGGCAGGGACCGAATATCGCTTCTTCGTCCTAGACGGCAAGTGCGAAGCTGTCCTGCTTCGCGTCGCAGCCAATGTCGTAGGGGACGGTAGCTCAACCATCCGTGAATTGGTGGACCAAAAAAACCAAGATCCTCTGCGTGGCCGCGACCACCGCTCACCACTGGAAATCATCAATCTGGGTGATATCGAACTGCTTATGTTGGAGCAACAGGGCTACACACCTGATACGGTCTTGCCTGAGGGAGTTCAAGCCTTTCTGCGTGGCAATTCCAATATCTCAACCGGTGGCGACTCTATTGATATGACCGACCAAATGGATGAATCCTACAAGCAACTGGCTGCCGCTATGGCGACGGCTATGGGGGCTTGGGCCTGCGGTGTGGACTTAATTATCCCTGACCGCACCAAGCAAGCCAGCAAGAACGAACCAAACTGCACCTGTATCGAGCTTAACTTTAACCCAGCCATGTACCTGCATACCTATACCTACGCAGGACCTGGTCAGAGCATTACGCCGAAGATTTTGCGGAAGTTGTTTAAGGAAATATAG
- a CDS encoding ROK family protein produces the protein MAVKYALGVDIGGTKVAVGLVNDAGHVAYSLKVPSNKESSETLFQCVCTAIRELLNSQQLNIEDVSGIGVGLPGKVDVENGVAVFQNNIPWENFPLVKRLQEEFGNIPIKIDNDVKVAAYAEYRMLSLEADDMFGYITISTGIAATNIINNTILRGSGFAGEIGFMPVRSFGRTSGLEISCSGPAIERQGKQMYGEDLSTKAVFDNWRKGDITASAIIANARDGMVQAIHNMICLLDPKIIVLGGSVAQNNPDFIEDIKTVLSLSLHHEQKHILNNIIISKIDSGNNGIIGSAFLIM, from the coding sequence ATGGCAGTTAAATATGCTTTAGGTGTAGATATTGGCGGTACAAAAGTTGCTGTGGGACTGGTAAATGATGCAGGTCATGTGGCTTATAGTCTAAAGGTGCCAAGCAATAAAGAGTCTTCAGAAACCTTATTTCAATGCGTGTGTACAGCTATTCGAGAACTACTAAACAGTCAGCAACTGAATATTGAGGATGTTTCAGGGATTGGTGTTGGCTTGCCGGGAAAAGTTGATGTTGAAAATGGAGTTGCAGTTTTTCAAAATAATATTCCATGGGAGAATTTTCCTCTTGTTAAGCGACTTCAAGAAGAATTTGGAAATATTCCAATAAAAATTGACAATGATGTGAAAGTAGCGGCTTATGCAGAGTATCGAATGCTTTCTTTAGAAGCAGATGATATGTTTGGCTATATTACTATTTCTACAGGTATAGCAGCCACCAATATCATAAATAACACAATTCTAAGAGGATCTGGCTTTGCGGGCGAAATCGGTTTTATGCCAGTTCGGAGTTTCGGAAGAACAAGTGGTCTAGAAATCTCCTGCTCAGGACCAGCCATTGAACGCCAAGGGAAGCAAATGTATGGTGAAGATTTGTCAACCAAGGCAGTGTTTGATAATTGGCGTAAAGGTGATATTACAGCATCGGCTATTATTGCTAATGCTAGAGATGGTATGGTTCAAGCGATTCATAATATGATTTGTTTACTGGATCCTAAAATAATCGTTTTGGGTGGTAGTGTTGCACAAAACAACCCAGATTTTATAGAAGATATAAAGACTGTTTTGAGCTTATCTTTGCATCATGAGCAAAAACATATTTTAAATAATATTATCATCTCAAAAATAGATAGTGGAAATAACGGAATAATTGGTTCAGCATTCTTAATAATGTAG
- a CDS encoding carbohydrate ABC transporter permease: protein MKSHMNGLTKTGKIIIYLYMLFTCLVSVFPILWIFLSSLKADPMKNPGISLPTDLSFDGYIKVFTELHVLDYFWNSFKVVSISVIISIIMISMSSYVIARMEFRGKKLITAMLYSTLFIPATAMTFPVYRLVNALGIYNTPVALIFVYSCSGIAMSFFIIKNYFAIIPKELEEAAEIDGASYAQIFWQIMLPIARPGILTAAILAFINNWNEYYWASMLLIDTEELTVPALLGQFTTSFNTNYNGLFSAIVVIILPPILLFAFASKYFIEALGGGAVKG, encoded by the coding sequence ATGAAAAGTCATATGAATGGTTTGACAAAGACCGGTAAAATTATTATCTATCTCTACATGCTGTTTACATGCCTAGTATCAGTATTTCCGATTTTATGGATTTTCTTATCATCTTTAAAAGCAGATCCCATGAAAAATCCAGGTATTAGTTTACCGACTGATTTGAGTTTTGACGGTTATATCAAGGTGTTTACAGAACTACACGTATTGGATTACTTTTGGAACAGTTTTAAAGTAGTTTCAATCTCTGTGATTATTAGCATCATTATGATTTCTATGTCCTCTTATGTCATTGCTAGGATGGAGTTTCGTGGCAAAAAATTGATAACCGCAATGCTGTATTCAACTCTATTTATCCCTGCTACGGCTATGACATTTCCAGTATATCGTCTAGTAAATGCACTCGGTATTTACAATACCCCTGTGGCCTTGATTTTTGTTTATTCTTGTAGTGGGATTGCCATGAGTTTCTTTATTATAAAAAACTACTTTGCAATCATCCCCAAAGAATTGGAAGAAGCTGCAGAAATTGATGGGGCAAGTTACGCACAAATTTTTTGGCAAATTATGTTGCCGATTGCTAGACCTGGAATATTAACTGCAGCAATCTTAGCCTTTATAAATAACTGGAACGAGTACTACTGGGCCTCTATGCTATTGATTGATACCGAAGAGTTAACAGTTCCTGCTCTTCTAGGACAGTTTACAACAAGTTTTAATACGAATTATAATGGTCTTTTCTCGGCTATTGTTGTCATTATCTTACCACCAATTTTACTCTTTGCATTTGCAAGTAAATACTTTATCGAAGCCCTTGGAGGAGGAGCAGTAAAAGGATGA
- a CDS encoding SemiSWEET transporter: MIGMLAACLTTFGFLPQVIKVIKTKDTGAISLGMYSMTVLGIGLWLVHGIMIRDFPLIFANAISLLFSSIILIYKIKYR; this comes from the coding sequence ATGATTGGTATGCTTGCGGCTTGTCTTACTACCTTTGGCTTCTTACCACAGGTGATAAAGGTAATAAAGACAAAAGATACAGGAGCTATTTCTCTAGGGATGTATAGTATGACGGTATTAGGTATAGGTTTATGGCTAGTACACGGGATTATGATTAGAGATTTTCCGCTTATTTTTGCAAACGCGATTTCCTTATTATTTTCAAGTATAATCCTCATTTATAAGATTAAGTATCGATAA
- the yajC gene encoding preprotein translocase subunit YajC, with translation MLFPVLMLAMIGFMFYSQRKQQKQRQDALSQIKKGDEIVTIGGLFGIVDEIDEKKVVLDVDGVYLTFERGAIRNRVASTPAASAIVEEASQEKTETAIEE, from the coding sequence TTGTTATTTCCTGTTTTGATGCTTGCTATGATTGGTTTTATGTTCTATAGCCAGCGCAAACAACAAAAACAGCGCCAAGATGCACTTAGTCAGATTAAAAAAGGTGATGAGATTGTTACTATTGGTGGTCTGTTTGGTATTGTTGATGAAATCGATGAGAAGAAGGTTGTCTTGGACGTTGATGGGGTTTACCTAACCTTTGAACGTGGGGCTATTCGTAACCGTGTAGCCAGTACTCCAGCAGCTTCAGCTATCGTAGAAGAAGCAAGTCAAGAAAAAACAGAAACAGCTATTGAAGAATAG